From Eptesicus fuscus isolate TK198812 chromosome 13, DD_ASM_mEF_20220401, whole genome shotgun sequence, the proteins below share one genomic window:
- the LOC103303439 gene encoding tripartite motif-containing protein 5-like isoform X4 has translation MASGILVNIKEEVTCPICLELLTEPMSLDCGHTFCQACITANNRESMIGQDSSCPVCRISYQPENLRPNRHVTNIVEALREVKLSPQEEQKRDLCVQHGERLLLFCKEDEKIICWLCERSQEHRGHHTFLMEEVAQKYKEKLQAALDRLRAEQQKAEKLEDDLEEERTSKKDQIENELKSVQDCFKHLRGILASEEQKELQRLEKEAAENLDDLAQAERELAQQRKLLRDLISDLEHRLQGSTVEMLQDVRGTIKRSETFTLQKPKTLSMKQRRVFQAPDLRGMLQVFNELTDVRRYWVHVTLDPPTDKSNIVISADRRQVKSIYYYRPYLYLKGNSEDFGVLGSPPITSGKHYWEADVSDKYAWVLGVYGVKCPDSNMMDFEKQVKRRRHVCSQYQPKYGYWVIGLQNHSEYKAFVDSASSDPMTLTLFLSVPPCRVGVFLDYDDGTVSFFNVTNDSFLIYKFSSCSFPQKMFPYFNPMKCPSPITLCSPGS, from the exons ATGGCTTCAGGAATCCTGGTGAACATAAAGGAGGAGGTAACCTGCCCCATCTGCCTGGAGCTCCTAACAGAACCCATGAGCCTGGACTGTGGGCACACATTTTGCCAAGCCTGCATCACTGCAAACAACAGGGAGTCTATGATTGGCCAAGATAGCAGCTGCCCAGTGTGTAGGATCAGTTACCAGCCTGAGAACCTGCGTCCCAATCGACATGTGACCAACATTGTGGAAGCGCTTAGGGAGGTGAAGTTGAGCCCACAGGAGGAGCAAAAGAGGGATCTTTGTGTGCAACATGGAGAAAGACTCCTGCTCTTCTGCAAGGAGGATGAGAAGATCATTTGCTGGCTTTGTGAGCGGTCTCAGGAGCACCGTGGTCACCACACATTCCTCATGGAGGAGGTTGCCCAAAAGTACAAG GAAAAGCTCCAGGCAGCTCTGGACAGGCTGAGGGCAGAACAGCAGAAAGCTGAAAAATTGGAAGATGACCTTGAAGAAGAGAGAACTTCCAAGAAG GATCAAATAGAAAATGAGTTGAAAAGTGTCCAGGATTGTTTTAAACATCTGAGAGGTATCCTGGCCAGTGAGGAGCAAAAGGAGCTGCAAAGGCTGGAGAAAGAGGCAGCAGAAAACCTCGATGACCTGGCTCAGGCTGAGAGAGAGCTGGCCCAGCAGAGGAAGTTGTTGAGAGATCTCATCTCAGATCTGGAGCATCGGTTGCAGGGGTCAACAGTAGAGATGCTGCAG GATGTGAGAGGCACTATAAAAAG GAGTGAGACCTTCACTCTGCAGAAGCCAAAAACTCTCTCCATGAAGCAAAGGAGAGTGTTCCAAGCTCCTGACCTGAGAGGAATGCTGCAAGTGTTTAATG AACTGACAGATGTGCGACGCTACTGGG TACACGTTACCCTGGATCCTCCCACGGATAAATCAAATATTGTCATTTCTGCGGATCGAAGACAAGTGAAGTCTATCTATTATTATAGACCATATTTGTATCTGAAAGGCAATTCTGAGGATTTTGGAGTCCTTGGGTCACCTCCTATCACCTCAGGAAAACATTACTGGGAGGCAGATGTGTCAGATaaatatgcctgggttttgggggtGTATGGTGTAAAATGTCCTGACTCCAATATGATGGATTTTGAAAAACAAGTTAAGAGGCGTCGGCATGTTTGCTCTCAATATCAACCTAAATATGGCTACTGGGTTATAGGGCTACAGAACCATTCTGAATATAAGGCTTTTGTGGATTCTGCCTCCTCTGACCCCATGACCTTAACCCTGTTCCTGAGTGTTCCTCCCTGTCGTGTTGGGGTTTTTCTAGACTATGATGATGGCACTGTCTCATTTTTTAATGTCACTAATgatagttttctcatctataaattcTCTTCATGTTCCTTTCCTCAGAAAATGTTTCCGTATTTCAATCCTATGAAATGCCCTTCCCCCATTACACTGTGTTCTCCAGGCTCTTAA
- the LOC103303439 gene encoding tripartite motif-containing protein 5-like isoform X1, which produces MASGILVNIKEEVTCPICLELLTEPMSLDCGHTFCQACITANNRESMIGQDSSCPVCRISYQPENLRPNRHVTNIVEALREVKLSPQEEQKRDLCVQHGERLLLFCKEDEKIICWLCERSQEHRGHHTFLMEEVAQKYKEKLQAALDRLRAEQQKAEKLEDDLEEERTSKKDQIENELKSVQDCFKHLRGILASEEQKELQRLEKEAAENLDDLAQAERELAQQRKLLRDLISDLEHRLQGSTVEMLQGVDKINYRYETFTLQKPKTLSMKQRRVFQAPDLRGMLQVFNELTDVRRYWVHVTLDPPTDKSNIVISADRRQVKSIYYYRPYLYLKGNSEDFGVLGSPPITSGKHYWEADVSDKYAWVLGVYGVKCPDSNMMDFEKQVKRRRHVCSQYQPKYGYWVIGLQNHSEYKAFVDSASSDPMTLTLFLSVPPCRVGVFLDYDDGTVSFFNVTNDSFLIYKFSSCSFPQKMFPYFNPMKCPSPITLCSPGS; this is translated from the exons ATGGCTTCAGGAATCCTGGTGAACATAAAGGAGGAGGTAACCTGCCCCATCTGCCTGGAGCTCCTAACAGAACCCATGAGCCTGGACTGTGGGCACACATTTTGCCAAGCCTGCATCACTGCAAACAACAGGGAGTCTATGATTGGCCAAGATAGCAGCTGCCCAGTGTGTAGGATCAGTTACCAGCCTGAGAACCTGCGTCCCAATCGACATGTGACCAACATTGTGGAAGCGCTTAGGGAGGTGAAGTTGAGCCCACAGGAGGAGCAAAAGAGGGATCTTTGTGTGCAACATGGAGAAAGACTCCTGCTCTTCTGCAAGGAGGATGAGAAGATCATTTGCTGGCTTTGTGAGCGGTCTCAGGAGCACCGTGGTCACCACACATTCCTCATGGAGGAGGTTGCCCAAAAGTACAAG GAAAAGCTCCAGGCAGCTCTGGACAGGCTGAGGGCAGAACAGCAGAAAGCTGAAAAATTGGAAGATGACCTTGAAGAAGAGAGAACTTCCAAGAAG GATCAAATAGAAAATGAGTTGAAAAGTGTCCAGGATTGTTTTAAACATCTGAGAGGTATCCTGGCCAGTGAGGAGCAAAAGGAGCTGCAAAGGCTGGAGAAAGAGGCAGCAGAAAACCTCGATGACCTGGCTCAGGCTGAGAGAGAGCTGGCCCAGCAGAGGAAGTTGTTGAGAGATCTCATCTCAGATCTGGAGCATCGGTTGCAGGGGTCAACAGTAGAGATGCTGCAG GGTGTGGATAAGATCAATTATAGATA TGAGACCTTCACTCTGCAGAAGCCAAAAACTCTCTCCATGAAGCAAAGGAGAGTGTTCCAAGCTCCTGACCTGAGAGGAATGCTGCAAGTGTTTAATG AACTGACAGATGTGCGACGCTACTGGG TACACGTTACCCTGGATCCTCCCACGGATAAATCAAATATTGTCATTTCTGCGGATCGAAGACAAGTGAAGTCTATCTATTATTATAGACCATATTTGTATCTGAAAGGCAATTCTGAGGATTTTGGAGTCCTTGGGTCACCTCCTATCACCTCAGGAAAACATTACTGGGAGGCAGATGTGTCAGATaaatatgcctgggttttgggggtGTATGGTGTAAAATGTCCTGACTCCAATATGATGGATTTTGAAAAACAAGTTAAGAGGCGTCGGCATGTTTGCTCTCAATATCAACCTAAATATGGCTACTGGGTTATAGGGCTACAGAACCATTCTGAATATAAGGCTTTTGTGGATTCTGCCTCCTCTGACCCCATGACCTTAACCCTGTTCCTGAGTGTTCCTCCCTGTCGTGTTGGGGTTTTTCTAGACTATGATGATGGCACTGTCTCATTTTTTAATGTCACTAATgatagttttctcatctataaattcTCTTCATGTTCCTTTCCTCAGAAAATGTTTCCGTATTTCAATCCTATGAAATGCCCTTCCCCCATTACACTGTGTTCTCCAGGCTCTTAA
- the LOC103303439 gene encoding tripartite motif-containing protein 5-like isoform X3 → MASGILVNIKEEVTCPICLELLTEPMSLDCGHTFCQACITANNRESMIGQDSSCPVCRISYQPENLRPNRHVTNIVEALREVKLSPQEEQKRDLCVQHGERLLLFCKEDEKIICWLCERSQEHRGHHTFLMEEVAQKYKEKLQAALDRLRAEQQKAEKLEDDLEEERTSKKDQIENELKSVQDCFKHLRGILASEEQKELQRLEKEAAENLDDLAQAERELAQQRKLLRDLISDLEHRLQGSTVEMLQGVDKINYRYETFTLQKPKTLSMKQRRVFQAPDLRGMLQVFNELTDVRRYWVHVTLDPPTDKSNIVISADRRQVKSIYYYRPYLYLKGNSEDFGVLGSPPITSGKHYWEADVSDKYAWVLGVYGVKFKRRRHVCSQYQPKYGYWVIGLQNHSEYKAFVDSASSDPMTLTLFLSVPPCRVGVFLDYDDGTVSFFNVTNDSFLIYKFSSCSFPQKMFPYFNPMKCPSPITLCSPGS, encoded by the exons ATGGCTTCAGGAATCCTGGTGAACATAAAGGAGGAGGTAACCTGCCCCATCTGCCTGGAGCTCCTAACAGAACCCATGAGCCTGGACTGTGGGCACACATTTTGCCAAGCCTGCATCACTGCAAACAACAGGGAGTCTATGATTGGCCAAGATAGCAGCTGCCCAGTGTGTAGGATCAGTTACCAGCCTGAGAACCTGCGTCCCAATCGACATGTGACCAACATTGTGGAAGCGCTTAGGGAGGTGAAGTTGAGCCCACAGGAGGAGCAAAAGAGGGATCTTTGTGTGCAACATGGAGAAAGACTCCTGCTCTTCTGCAAGGAGGATGAGAAGATCATTTGCTGGCTTTGTGAGCGGTCTCAGGAGCACCGTGGTCACCACACATTCCTCATGGAGGAGGTTGCCCAAAAGTACAAG GAAAAGCTCCAGGCAGCTCTGGACAGGCTGAGGGCAGAACAGCAGAAAGCTGAAAAATTGGAAGATGACCTTGAAGAAGAGAGAACTTCCAAGAAG GATCAAATAGAAAATGAGTTGAAAAGTGTCCAGGATTGTTTTAAACATCTGAGAGGTATCCTGGCCAGTGAGGAGCAAAAGGAGCTGCAAAGGCTGGAGAAAGAGGCAGCAGAAAACCTCGATGACCTGGCTCAGGCTGAGAGAGAGCTGGCCCAGCAGAGGAAGTTGTTGAGAGATCTCATCTCAGATCTGGAGCATCGGTTGCAGGGGTCAACAGTAGAGATGCTGCAG GGTGTGGATAAGATCAATTATAGATA TGAGACCTTCACTCTGCAGAAGCCAAAAACTCTCTCCATGAAGCAAAGGAGAGTGTTCCAAGCTCCTGACCTGAGAGGAATGCTGCAAGTGTTTAATG AACTGACAGATGTGCGACGCTACTGGG TACACGTTACCCTGGATCCTCCCACGGATAAATCAAATATTGTCATTTCTGCGGATCGAAGACAAGTGAAGTCTATCTATTATTATAGACCATATTTGTATCTGAAAGGCAATTCTGAGGATTTTGGAGTCCTTGGGTCACCTCCTATCACCTCAGGAAAACATTACTGGGAGGCAGATGTGTCAGATaaatatgcctgggttttgggggtGTATGGTGTAAAAT TTAAGAGGCGTCGGCATGTTTGCTCTCAATATCAACCTAAATATGGCTACTGGGTTATAGGGCTACAGAACCATTCTGAATATAAGGCTTTTGTGGATTCTGCCTCCTCTGACCCCATGACCTTAACCCTGTTCCTGAGTGTTCCTCCCTGTCGTGTTGGGGTTTTTCTAGACTATGATGATGGCACTGTCTCATTTTTTAATGTCACTAATgatagttttctcatctataaattcTCTTCATGTTCCTTTCCTCAGAAAATGTTTCCGTATTTCAATCCTATGAAATGCCCTTCCCCCATTACACTGTGTTCTCCAGGCTCTTAA
- the LOC103303439 gene encoding tripartite motif-containing protein 5-like isoform X2, with amino-acid sequence MASGILVNIKEEVTCPICLELLTEPMSLDCGHTFCQACITANNRESMIGQDSSCPVCRISYQPENLRPNRHVTNIVEALREVKLSPQEEQKRDLCVQHGERLLLFCKEDEKIICWLCERSQEHRGHHTFLMEEVAQKYKEKLQAALDRLRAEQQKAEKLEDDLEEERTSKKDQIENELKSVQDCFKHLRGILASEEQKELQRLEKEAAENLDDLAQAERELAQQRKLLRDLISDLEHRLQGSTVEMLQDVRGTIKRSETFTLQKPKTLSMKQRRVFQAPDLRGMLQVFNVHVTLDPPTDKSNIVISADRRQVKSIYYYRPYLYLKGNSEDFGVLGSPPITSGKHYWEADVSDKYAWVLGVYGVKCPDSNMMDFEKQVKRRRHVCSQYQPKYGYWVIGLQNHSEYKAFVDSASSDPMTLTLFLSVPPCRVGVFLDYDDGTVSFFNVTNDSFLIYKFSSCSFPQKMFPYFNPMKCPSPITLCSPGS; translated from the exons ATGGCTTCAGGAATCCTGGTGAACATAAAGGAGGAGGTAACCTGCCCCATCTGCCTGGAGCTCCTAACAGAACCCATGAGCCTGGACTGTGGGCACACATTTTGCCAAGCCTGCATCACTGCAAACAACAGGGAGTCTATGATTGGCCAAGATAGCAGCTGCCCAGTGTGTAGGATCAGTTACCAGCCTGAGAACCTGCGTCCCAATCGACATGTGACCAACATTGTGGAAGCGCTTAGGGAGGTGAAGTTGAGCCCACAGGAGGAGCAAAAGAGGGATCTTTGTGTGCAACATGGAGAAAGACTCCTGCTCTTCTGCAAGGAGGATGAGAAGATCATTTGCTGGCTTTGTGAGCGGTCTCAGGAGCACCGTGGTCACCACACATTCCTCATGGAGGAGGTTGCCCAAAAGTACAAG GAAAAGCTCCAGGCAGCTCTGGACAGGCTGAGGGCAGAACAGCAGAAAGCTGAAAAATTGGAAGATGACCTTGAAGAAGAGAGAACTTCCAAGAAG GATCAAATAGAAAATGAGTTGAAAAGTGTCCAGGATTGTTTTAAACATCTGAGAGGTATCCTGGCCAGTGAGGAGCAAAAGGAGCTGCAAAGGCTGGAGAAAGAGGCAGCAGAAAACCTCGATGACCTGGCTCAGGCTGAGAGAGAGCTGGCCCAGCAGAGGAAGTTGTTGAGAGATCTCATCTCAGATCTGGAGCATCGGTTGCAGGGGTCAACAGTAGAGATGCTGCAG GATGTGAGAGGCACTATAAAAAG GAGTGAGACCTTCACTCTGCAGAAGCCAAAAACTCTCTCCATGAAGCAAAGGAGAGTGTTCCAAGCTCCTGACCTGAGAGGAATGCTGCAAGTGTTTAATG TACACGTTACCCTGGATCCTCCCACGGATAAATCAAATATTGTCATTTCTGCGGATCGAAGACAAGTGAAGTCTATCTATTATTATAGACCATATTTGTATCTGAAAGGCAATTCTGAGGATTTTGGAGTCCTTGGGTCACCTCCTATCACCTCAGGAAAACATTACTGGGAGGCAGATGTGTCAGATaaatatgcctgggttttgggggtGTATGGTGTAAAATGTCCTGACTCCAATATGATGGATTTTGAAAAACAAGTTAAGAGGCGTCGGCATGTTTGCTCTCAATATCAACCTAAATATGGCTACTGGGTTATAGGGCTACAGAACCATTCTGAATATAAGGCTTTTGTGGATTCTGCCTCCTCTGACCCCATGACCTTAACCCTGTTCCTGAGTGTTCCTCCCTGTCGTGTTGGGGTTTTTCTAGACTATGATGATGGCACTGTCTCATTTTTTAATGTCACTAATgatagttttctcatctataaattcTCTTCATGTTCCTTTCCTCAGAAAATGTTTCCGTATTTCAATCCTATGAAATGCCCTTCCCCCATTACACTGTGTTCTCCAGGCTCTTAA